The following are from one region of the Longimicrobium sp. genome:
- a CDS encoding polysaccharide biosynthesis tyrosine autokinase, whose protein sequence is MNERLALPGSTTPIAPAAAPGVVPRTVWGALRRHRWLILACLAAGLGTGFMLVRRIEPSYQAQTSLRVSPPRPGLQTAAPAVAVVEDDNIATDIRVLQSRTLAEAVVDSLRLQVTVAKPGGARRSSLLAGMAVAADVQPAHYRFERRDDLTFDVTDAESGASIGTFAPGAEVRIPEGQLVLARTASRTAEFEIAIDSRQGAAASLIDATDVSQQDRNASVVDIRYEGSDPELVRDVPNVLAANFIAMRREVHSTEARTTANFLRGQLGTIKGQLTEAENKLQAFREANQVVDLPVEASTQVARQAQMQAERGVLEAERASLGNLISQARTRARIPGQPSPYRELVGHPSLLRNEAASEMLRSLTAVESQRAELLTRRKEHDPDVVALTQRAQALESQLTSLVTTYQRGLANQVSSIDNTLGTFSRRMDQIPGKQLEFARLSRQTRVLEETYGLLQTRLKEAEITQAVQDPGVRVVEAADLPMKPVGSQKGLLLGLTGIAGLLLGVGAGMVREYRDGTVHSRDDVQAATGYPVLGWVPRIAELKESEKRPGALASARRMLTPGGGGTALVPAGALPLLPGTAAGPSPAADAYEWLHRNLQFAEPDAEVKTLVVSSPLPGDGKSTSAAGLAVTLARRGLKVLLIDADLRRGTLSTRIGPRKRGLSDLLAGNASFQQVLRTVDVGNGNALHYIPTGVLPADCTRLLGSARAQALMEWLRQKYYLVILDTPPINVFADTAVLGGYADAVMLVARAGVTPFDALVECAEQCRRARLPVLGTLLNDIDPDRDREYDAAYKWQSYAQSYYTASQA, encoded by the coding sequence ATGAACGAACGACTCGCCCTTCCGGGCTCCACGACGCCGATCGCCCCCGCGGCGGCCCCCGGCGTGGTGCCCCGCACCGTGTGGGGCGCGCTGCGCCGGCACCGCTGGCTGATCCTCGCCTGCCTGGCCGCGGGGCTGGGAACCGGCTTCATGCTGGTGCGGCGCATCGAGCCGTCGTACCAGGCGCAGACCTCGCTGCGGGTGAGCCCGCCGCGACCCGGCCTGCAGACCGCCGCGCCCGCCGTCGCGGTGGTGGAAGACGACAACATCGCCACCGACATCCGGGTGCTGCAGAGCCGCACGCTGGCAGAGGCGGTGGTGGACTCGCTGCGGCTGCAGGTGACGGTGGCGAAGCCCGGCGGCGCGCGGCGCTCGTCGCTCCTCGCCGGCATGGCGGTGGCGGCGGACGTGCAGCCCGCCCACTACCGCTTCGAGCGGCGTGACGACCTGACCTTCGACGTCACCGACGCGGAGAGCGGCGCCAGCATCGGCACCTTTGCGCCGGGCGCCGAGGTGAGGATCCCCGAAGGGCAGCTCGTGCTGGCGCGGACCGCGTCGCGCACCGCCGAGTTCGAGATCGCCATCGACTCGCGCCAGGGCGCCGCCGCGTCGCTGATCGACGCGACCGACGTTTCGCAGCAGGACCGCAACGCCAGCGTGGTGGACATCCGCTACGAGGGGAGCGACCCCGAGCTGGTGCGCGACGTGCCCAACGTGCTCGCCGCCAACTTCATCGCCATGCGGCGCGAGGTGCACAGCACCGAGGCGCGCACCACCGCCAACTTCCTGCGCGGGCAGCTGGGTACCATCAAGGGGCAGCTCACCGAGGCGGAGAACAAGCTCCAGGCCTTCCGCGAGGCGAACCAGGTGGTCGACCTGCCGGTGGAGGCGAGCACGCAGGTGGCGCGGCAGGCGCAGATGCAGGCGGAGCGCGGGGTGCTGGAGGCGGAGCGGGCGTCGCTCGGCAACCTCATCAGCCAGGCGCGCACCCGGGCGCGCATCCCCGGCCAGCCTTCCCCCTACCGCGAGCTGGTGGGCCACCCTTCCCTGCTGCGCAACGAGGCCGCGTCGGAGATGCTGCGCTCGCTGACGGCGGTGGAGAGCCAGCGCGCGGAGCTGCTTACGCGGCGCAAGGAGCACGACCCGGACGTGGTGGCGCTCACGCAGCGCGCCCAGGCCCTGGAGTCGCAGCTCACCTCGCTGGTGACGACGTACCAGCGCGGGCTCGCCAACCAGGTGTCGTCCATCGATAACACGCTGGGCACCTTCTCCCGGCGGATGGACCAGATCCCGGGGAAGCAGCTGGAGTTCGCGCGGCTCTCGCGGCAGACGCGGGTGCTGGAGGAGACGTACGGGCTGCTGCAGACGCGCCTCAAGGAGGCGGAGATCACGCAGGCAGTGCAGGACCCGGGTGTGCGGGTGGTGGAGGCGGCCGACCTCCCCATGAAGCCGGTCGGCTCGCAAAAAGGGCTCCTGCTGGGGCTCACCGGGATCGCCGGGCTGCTGCTGGGGGTGGGCGCGGGGATGGTGCGCGAGTACCGCGACGGCACCGTGCACAGCCGCGACGACGTGCAGGCCGCCACCGGCTACCCCGTGCTCGGCTGGGTGCCGCGCATCGCGGAGCTCAAGGAGTCGGAAAAGCGCCCCGGCGCCCTGGCCTCGGCCAGGCGGATGCTGACTCCCGGGGGCGGAGGCACCGCGCTGGTCCCCGCGGGGGCGCTCCCGCTGCTGCCGGGCACCGCCGCCGGGCCCTCCCCCGCGGCCGATGCCTACGAGTGGCTGCACCGCAACCTGCAGTTCGCCGAGCCGGACGCGGAGGTCAAGACGCTGGTGGTGAGCAGCCCGCTGCCCGGCGACGGGAAGAGCACGAGCGCGGCGGGGCTGGCGGTTACGCTGGCCCGGCGTGGGCTCAAGGTGCTGCTGATCGACGCGGACCTGCGCCGCGGCACGCTCAGCACCCGCATAGGGCCGCGGAAGCGCGGGCTCAGTGACCTTTTGGCCGGCAACGCGTCCTTCCAGCAGGTGCTGCGCACCGTAGACGTTGGGAATGGCAACGCTTTGCATTACATTCCAACCGGCGTCCTTCCCGCGGACTGCACCAGGCTGCTCGGCTCGGCCCGCGCGCAGGCGCTCATGGAGTGGCTGCGGCAGAAGTACTACCTGGTGATCCTGGACACGCCCCCCATCAACGTCTTCGCGGACACCGCCGTCCTGGGCGGCTACGCGGACGCGGTGATGCTGGTGGCGCGGGCCGGGGTGACCCCCTTCGACGCCCTGGTGGAGTGCGCCGAGCAGTGCCGCCGGGCCCGCCTGCCGGTGCTGGGCACGCTGCTCAACGACATCGACCCGGACCGCGACCGCGAGTACGACGCCGCCTACAAGTGGCAGTCGTACGCCCAGAGCTACTACACGGCATCGCAGGCGTAA
- a CDS encoding HD domain-containing phosphohydrolase produces the protein MPKPVQRAVSAPETADDEAVSVSTPPAASAQDAAPAQDAAGGSSTAALAEVLVRLLERDGPVMRAESSLRRLLVQALGRELGLSAPQQEALGLAALLGDLGGSSGEPGRNLAVTLQLLSGVALPEAAREALAHQYERWDGGGLPAGLREEQIPFPARVLAVARAAAALLGEGRSGAAAVVDELQRQAGSAFDPLVVSVLRRVFAQRERHGIGYGWGGRVAVVHPLELRALELAARLHGEGYATETAGTAAALRERLRAGAPQALVVGADIPDADAAALVREVRALAASLPVLVVDAADARRRVELLGAGADVCFPPDAEFPEVRATLDALLRRGEATFPREATLQLLEEPRDAARSARPVSAGVLGA, from the coding sequence ATGCCAAAGCCCGTCCAGCGCGCCGTCTCGGCCCCCGAAACGGCCGACGATGAAGCCGTTTCCGTGAGCACCCCGCCCGCGGCGTCCGCGCAGGACGCGGCTCCCGCGCAAGACGCCGCCGGAGGCTCGTCCACCGCCGCGCTGGCCGAAGTGCTCGTGCGGCTGCTGGAGCGCGACGGGCCGGTGATGCGCGCCGAGAGCAGCCTGCGCCGCCTGCTGGTGCAGGCGCTGGGACGCGAGCTGGGGCTGAGCGCTCCGCAGCAGGAAGCGCTCGGGCTGGCGGCGCTGCTGGGCGACCTGGGCGGCTCCAGCGGCGAGCCGGGGCGCAACCTCGCGGTCACACTGCAGCTCCTCTCCGGTGTGGCGCTTCCCGAGGCGGCCCGCGAGGCGCTGGCGCACCAGTACGAGCGCTGGGACGGCGGTGGGCTCCCGGCCGGCCTCCGCGAGGAGCAGATTCCCTTTCCGGCGCGGGTGCTTGCGGTTGCCCGCGCGGCGGCGGCGCTGCTGGGCGAGGGCCGCTCCGGAGCGGCGGCGGTGGTGGACGAGCTGCAGCGCCAGGCCGGCAGCGCCTTCGACCCGCTTGTGGTGAGCGTCCTGCGCCGCGTCTTCGCGCAGCGCGAGCGCCACGGCATCGGCTACGGGTGGGGCGGGCGCGTGGCGGTGGTGCACCCCCTTGAGCTGCGCGCGCTGGAGCTGGCGGCGCGCCTGCACGGCGAAGGCTACGCCACCGAGACGGCCGGCACCGCCGCCGCGCTGCGCGAGCGGCTGCGCGCCGGGGCCCCGCAGGCACTGGTGGTGGGCGCCGACATTCCGGACGCCGATGCCGCCGCGCTGGTGCGCGAGGTGCGCGCGCTGGCCGCATCGCTCCCGGTGCTGGTGGTGGATGCAGCCGACGCCCGCCGTCGCGTGGAGCTTCTCGGCGCCGGGGCGGACGTATGCTTCCCGCCGGACGCGGAGTTCCCGGAGGTGCGCGCCACGCTGGACGCCCTCCTGCGCCGCGGCGAGGCGACCTTCCCCCGCGAGGCGACGCTCCAGCTTCTCGAGGAGCCGCGCGACGCGGCCCGTTCCGCGCGCCCGGTCTCCGCGGGGGTGCTGGGGGCCTGA
- a CDS encoding sugar transferase: MSTPVLKSPFLRAFPGVGLFPSPRTAEPTAPAAGIAAASPPERNAFTPELGGTLDTFAALAVLFAVWAFANLQRLPAGVDAFLAQQVSVKSAVMVGGFALVWPRILSLAGLYEPGPFRRREDILRVLAACTVGAALAFAFPLMALSPALRVQTALFFWAGSVGATLAIRAPFWTLVGTARTRTVRRVIVLGSGPRALRVAQEIRASGEGVELLGFVDSNDHHLSESLDAPKLGSLEELEEILMHQVVDEVLIALPIKSCYEQIQHAIGVCERTGTESKYLADVFQVAVARPRLEHGDRLSVVAMKVFHDDYRQQMKRAADFVCAAIGLVLLAPLMLAIAIAIKMDSPGPIFFAQERYGRNKRRFKMWKFRTMVPNAEVLQKLLESQNEAIGPAFKIRNDPRVTAVGRFLRKTSMDELPQLINVLRGDMSLVGPRPMAVRDVQLFDQAWFMRRFSAPPGMTGLWQVSGRSNLGFDDWVTLDLKYIDEWSLALDMKILAKTIPTVLRGVGAS, encoded by the coding sequence ATGAGCACTCCAGTACTGAAAAGCCCCTTTCTTCGAGCGTTCCCCGGCGTCGGGCTCTTTCCGTCGCCCAGGACCGCGGAGCCCACGGCGCCCGCGGCGGGAATCGCCGCGGCGAGCCCGCCCGAGCGCAACGCGTTCACCCCGGAGCTGGGGGGGACGCTGGACACCTTTGCGGCGCTCGCGGTGCTGTTCGCGGTGTGGGCCTTCGCCAACCTCCAGCGGCTGCCGGCGGGGGTCGACGCCTTCCTCGCCCAGCAGGTGAGCGTCAAGAGCGCGGTGATGGTGGGCGGCTTCGCCCTCGTCTGGCCGCGCATCCTGTCGCTGGCCGGCCTGTACGAGCCGGGGCCCTTCCGCCGCCGCGAAGACATCCTGCGCGTGCTCGCGGCGTGCACGGTGGGCGCGGCGCTGGCATTCGCCTTCCCGCTGATGGCGTTGAGCCCGGCGCTGCGCGTGCAGACGGCGCTCTTCTTCTGGGCGGGCTCGGTGGGCGCCACGCTGGCGATCCGCGCGCCCTTCTGGACGCTGGTGGGCACCGCCCGCACCCGCACGGTGCGCCGCGTGATCGTGCTGGGGAGCGGCCCGCGTGCGCTGCGGGTGGCGCAGGAGATCCGCGCCAGCGGCGAGGGGGTGGAGCTGCTGGGCTTCGTGGACTCCAACGACCACCACCTGTCCGAGAGCCTGGACGCGCCCAAGCTGGGCTCGCTGGAGGAGCTGGAAGAGATCCTGATGCACCAGGTGGTGGACGAGGTGCTGATCGCCCTCCCCATCAAGTCGTGCTACGAGCAGATCCAGCACGCCATCGGCGTGTGCGAGCGCACCGGCACCGAGTCCAAGTACCTGGCCGACGTCTTCCAGGTCGCGGTGGCCCGCCCCCGCCTGGAGCACGGGGACCGGCTCTCGGTGGTGGCGATGAAGGTGTTCCACGACGACTACCGCCAGCAGATGAAGCGCGCGGCCGACTTCGTGTGCGCCGCCATCGGGCTGGTGCTGCTGGCGCCGCTGATGCTGGCCATCGCGATCGCCATCAAGATGGACAGCCCGGGGCCGATCTTCTTTGCGCAGGAGCGCTACGGCCGCAACAAGCGCCGCTTCAAGATGTGGAAGTTCCGCACGATGGTGCCCAACGCGGAGGTCCTGCAGAAGCTGCTGGAGTCGCAGAACGAGGCGATCGGGCCGGCGTTCAAGATCCGCAACGACCCGCGGGTGACGGCGGTGGGCCGCTTCCTCCGCAAGACCTCGATGGACGAGCTTCCGCAGCTGATCAACGTGCTGCGCGGCGACATGTCGCTGGTGGGCCCGCGCCCCATGGCCGTGCGCGACGTGCAGCTCTTCGACCAGGCGTGGTTCATGCGCCGGTTCAGCGCCCCTCCGGGGATGACGGGGCTGTGGCAGGTGAGCGGGCGCAGCAACCTGGGCTTCGACGACTGGGTTACGCTGGACCTGAAGTACATCGACGAGTGGTCGCTCGCGC
- a CDS encoding SLBB domain-containing protein, with translation MTAAIARAARLAAVVLALVCALPGGVQAQQASVDPLRPGDLIRLKIWREPDLSGEFRVDDEGVAVLPRLGPTQVGGQEPAALTARLVAAYADFLQHRSIEVVLLRRIQVLGAVRNPGIYSVEPSMTVSDALALAGGTTSEGNPKRIDLIRGGRRLPVALSAETRLAATSIRSGDQLFVPERGWITRNTGIVTAAITGTVGLLIALLSR, from the coding sequence ATGACCGCAGCGATCGCCCGCGCAGCCCGGCTGGCCGCAGTCGTGCTCGCCCTCGTTTGCGCGCTCCCCGGCGGGGTGCAGGCGCAGCAGGCCTCGGTCGATCCGCTGCGCCCCGGCGACCTGATCCGGCTGAAGATCTGGCGCGAGCCGGACCTCTCCGGCGAGTTCCGCGTGGACGACGAAGGTGTGGCGGTGCTGCCCCGCCTGGGACCCACGCAGGTCGGCGGGCAGGAGCCAGCGGCGCTCACCGCCCGGCTGGTGGCGGCGTACGCGGACTTCCTCCAGCACCGATCCATCGAGGTGGTGCTCCTCCGCCGCATCCAGGTGCTGGGCGCGGTGCGCAACCCGGGGATCTACTCGGTGGAGCCCAGCATGACCGTTTCGGATGCCCTGGCGCTGGCCGGCGGGACCACGTCGGAGGGGAACCCCAAGCGGATCGACCTGATCCGCGGCGGGCGCCGCCTTCCGGTGGCGCTCTCCGCCGAGACGCGCCTGGCCGCAACCTCCATCCGCTCCGGCGACCAGCTGTTCGTGCCGGAGCGGGGCTGGATCACCCGCAACACCGGGATCGTGACCGCCGCGATCACCGGCACGGTGGGCCTGCTGATCGCGCTACTTAGCCGCTGA
- a CDS encoding DUF3131 domain-containing protein, producing MAQAARAAQSRPLPRFELDTLPGERAAFMLAAQSAWVYVEREYQPSTGLVNSVAAYPYATIWDMASGLAALYCGNRLGLLEDDEYDRRMRLALNTLGRLRLYDGIAFSKNYSTRTGVIAGRDDRDWRSAGRGTGWSATDIGRMLIWLHVIRTNQPKYAPKIDSVVARLDMSELVKDGYLWGSTLTPAGRELRYVEGRIPYEQYAAAGFAAWGHRAEQALNPAVNAIPITVLGVPLVADRRGQDHLTSEPFVLHGLEVGWTPPLRDLSMRMLEVQRERFRRTKQVTIVSEDAIPRPPYYFYYYNVNLQGKTFVVSAQGSNNASRTERWVSAKAAWGWHALLPSDYTRIALRTVADARRTTGWSSGVYEANGRSTGGENVNTAAVILEAALYRMTGRPLAAPAPRAVR from the coding sequence GTGGCCCAGGCTGCGCGTGCGGCCCAGTCGCGCCCCCTGCCCCGCTTCGAGCTGGACACGCTTCCCGGCGAGCGGGCGGCCTTCATGTTGGCCGCCCAGAGTGCCTGGGTGTACGTGGAGCGCGAGTACCAGCCGTCCACCGGCCTCGTAAACTCGGTCGCCGCATACCCGTACGCAACGATCTGGGACATGGCGAGCGGGCTGGCGGCGCTGTACTGCGGGAACCGGCTGGGGCTGCTGGAGGACGACGAGTACGACCGCCGCATGCGCCTGGCCCTCAACACGCTCGGCCGCCTGCGGCTGTACGACGGGATCGCGTTCAGCAAGAACTACTCGACGCGCACCGGCGTCATCGCCGGGCGCGACGACCGCGACTGGAGGTCGGCGGGGCGCGGCACGGGGTGGTCCGCCACGGACATCGGGCGGATGCTGATCTGGCTGCACGTCATCCGCACCAACCAGCCGAAGTACGCGCCCAAGATCGACTCCGTCGTGGCGCGGCTGGACATGAGCGAGCTGGTGAAGGACGGCTACCTGTGGGGCTCCACCCTCACCCCGGCCGGCCGTGAGCTGAGGTACGTGGAGGGGCGCATCCCCTACGAGCAGTACGCGGCGGCGGGCTTCGCGGCGTGGGGCCACCGCGCGGAGCAGGCGCTGAACCCCGCGGTGAACGCCATCCCCATCACCGTGCTGGGCGTGCCGCTGGTGGCGGACCGGCGCGGGCAGGACCACCTCACCAGCGAGCCGTTCGTGCTGCACGGCCTGGAGGTGGGATGGACGCCGCCGCTGCGCGACCTGTCGATGCGGATGCTGGAGGTGCAGCGCGAGCGCTTCAGGCGGACCAAGCAGGTCACCATCGTGAGCGAGGACGCCATCCCCCGGCCGCCGTACTACTTCTACTACTACAACGTGAACCTGCAGGGGAAGACGTTCGTGGTCAGCGCGCAGGGCTCCAACAACGCCTCGCGCACTGAGCGCTGGGTGAGCGCCAAGGCCGCCTGGGGATGGCACGCGCTCCTTCCCAGCGACTACACGCGCATCGCCCTGCGCACCGTGGCCGACGCGCGGCGCACGACCGGGTGGAGCTCCGGCGTATACGAGGCGAACGGGCGCTCCACGGGCGGCGAGAACGTGAACACGGCGGCCGTGATCCTGGAGGCGGCGCTCTATCGCATGACCGGCCGTCCGCTCGCGGCACCCGCGCCGCGGGCAGTCCGTTAG
- a CDS encoding glycosyl hydrolase: MRSTRTVRRGPAALFLPLVILAISACSGDSPTGSTPTETEPTTSPMIADPANRPFFGGAYLGDALSTPEHIAGAIRDFGKLTGKQPALVKTFHDLSCDFSATGWCGKLVREVVSTGATSYLALDVRWAGGPRTGVLEPIIAGKADAELARMARQLASLGTVVLVEPAWEMNGNWDYAWQGAANGGDRNAPARYGQAWRRIVDIFRREGATNVRWVFNPNVGNPLTNRATGESHWNWYGNYYPGGDYVDYVGAHGFNAPKLWGGDWLAPAAMFDGASADHMLSDLARRYPGKPILIGEFASDEGSGDAKARWIREAYATLRSHPNVVGAVWFNMDKETDWRVNSSAASLAAFRDAMRDSGVAMAYNEAPAASRSANMLASR, encoded by the coding sequence ATGCGATCCACGCGCACCGTACGCCGCGGTCCAGCCGCGCTGTTCCTCCCCCTCGTGATCCTCGCGATCTCCGCCTGCAGCGGCGACTCCCCCACCGGCTCCACGCCGACCGAGACGGAGCCGACGACCTCCCCGATGATCGCCGACCCGGCCAACCGCCCGTTCTTCGGCGGGGCGTACCTGGGCGACGCGCTCAGCACGCCGGAGCACATCGCCGGCGCCATCCGCGACTTCGGGAAGCTCACCGGGAAGCAGCCGGCGCTGGTGAAGACGTTCCACGACCTGTCGTGCGACTTCTCCGCCACCGGGTGGTGCGGCAAGCTGGTGCGCGAGGTCGTCTCCACCGGCGCCACCAGCTACCTTGCGCTCGACGTGCGCTGGGCCGGCGGTCCGCGCACCGGGGTGCTGGAGCCGATCATCGCCGGGAAGGCGGACGCCGAGCTGGCGCGCATGGCCCGCCAGCTCGCCTCGCTGGGCACCGTGGTGCTGGTGGAGCCGGCGTGGGAGATGAACGGCAACTGGGACTACGCCTGGCAGGGGGCCGCCAACGGCGGCGACCGCAACGCCCCGGCCCGCTACGGGCAGGCGTGGCGCCGCATCGTGGACATCTTCCGCCGCGAGGGCGCCACCAACGTGCGCTGGGTCTTCAACCCCAACGTAGGCAACCCGCTCACCAACCGGGCCACCGGCGAGTCGCACTGGAACTGGTACGGCAACTACTACCCGGGCGGCGACTACGTGGACTACGTGGGCGCGCACGGCTTCAACGCCCCCAAGCTGTGGGGCGGCGACTGGCTGGCCCCGGCCGCGATGTTCGACGGCGCCTCGGCCGACCACATGCTCTCCGACCTGGCCAGGCGCTACCCGGGGAAGCCGATCCTGATCGGCGAGTTCGCGTCGGACGAGGGGAGCGGCGACGCCAAGGCGCGCTGGATCCGCGAAGCCTACGCCACCCTCCGCTCGCACCCCAACGTGGTGGGCGCCGTCTGGTTCAACATGGACAAGGAGACGGACTGGCGCGTGAACTCCAGCGCCGCCTCGCTCGCCGCCTTCCGCGACGCCATGCGCGACAGCGGGGTCGCGATGGCCTACAACGAGGCCCCCGCCGCCTCCCGCAGCGCCAACATGCTCGCCTCGCGCTGA
- a CDS encoding HD domain-containing phosphohydrolase — protein MADTSRSQLRKLKEEYARNPGSRVFVHLAEAHRKAGELKQAQQVLTEGLRRHGDYPSGLVVLARVLADQGEDERAAAVWRDVVRLDPENIVALRALGDIAEAAGRRVEAMQLYRRVVRLENGDPEDGESEIVAPDFDEEDAEPASAAEPAPAPAEPVPAWRMRRVQPPAPPAPETPREPDPVPAWRMRPAEPPAPTPEPEPVREPEATPAWRMRQPDLIAPTPPAEPVREPEPESAAAPPKSRFSWLVRTVTGGRVDEPQPAPPAPVRDYARGREETVFESPVAPDQVPADSAYVPPREELPETVAEAAPPEPIVPAEPVQVADPSELDADTAPLAAEPEPAAAEQEAEPFEGVLDGVAAAELAPSAYVAERWAASTHNPEVEEAPVADDVPVAYHAAPDTSLPDDEEVDEVAPGDIVVIQMDDDASDAEEEGEAEAAVTSIFEGADEDVTRFVETQAQIETVPAEPVTEPEAEAFDEEPEAGPVRFDELAKLAYTARPAPPPQADPLAQIRAEMYGAPQDTPEAEMGAGAAGLAEVLVRVLEQQGGVMHAESSLRRLLAVALARELGLPPAQQDALALAALLSALGELRDGGAADAGRQLAVTLQLLSGVTLPETARQALAHQCERWDGGGFPAGLREERIPFPARILSVARAAAALLSERRPGAGQVVDDLQRQAGSAFDPLVVSVLRRVFAQRERHGIGYGWGGRVAVVHPHELRALELAARLHGEGYAAETAGSAAGLRELLRTGSPQALLLGADLPDADAAALVREVRAVGGSLPVLVVDASDARRRVELLGAGADVCFPADAEFPEVRATLDALLRRRESSS, from the coding sequence ATGGCCGACACCTCCCGAAGCCAGCTCCGCAAGCTCAAAGAAGAATACGCGCGCAACCCCGGAAGCCGCGTCTTCGTCCACCTGGCCGAGGCGCACCGCAAGGCGGGCGAGCTCAAGCAGGCGCAGCAGGTGCTCACCGAGGGGCTGCGGCGGCACGGCGACTACCCCAGCGGCCTGGTGGTCCTGGCCCGGGTCCTGGCCGACCAGGGCGAGGACGAGCGCGCGGCCGCCGTGTGGCGCGACGTGGTGCGGCTGGACCCCGAGAACATCGTGGCCCTGCGTGCCCTCGGCGACATCGCGGAGGCCGCGGGGCGCCGCGTGGAGGCGATGCAGCTCTACCGCCGCGTGGTGCGCCTGGAGAACGGCGACCCGGAGGACGGCGAGTCCGAGATCGTGGCTCCCGACTTCGACGAGGAAGACGCCGAGCCCGCCTCCGCCGCGGAGCCCGCGCCCGCCCCGGCCGAGCCGGTCCCGGCCTGGCGCATGCGCCGCGTGCAGCCGCCCGCGCCTCCCGCCCCCGAGACCCCGCGCGAGCCCGATCCGGTGCCCGCGTGGCGTATGCGCCCGGCCGAGCCGCCCGCGCCCACCCCCGAGCCTGAGCCCGTCCGCGAGCCCGAGGCCACGCCCGCGTGGCGTATGCGCCAGCCCGATCTCATCGCGCCCACTCCGCCGGCGGAGCCCGTGCGCGAACCGGAGCCCGAGTCTGCAGCGGCGCCGCCGAAGAGCCGGTTCTCGTGGCTCGTGCGCACCGTCACCGGCGGCCGCGTGGACGAGCCGCAGCCCGCGCCCCCCGCCCCCGTCCGCGACTACGCGCGCGGCAGGGAGGAGACGGTCTTCGAGTCACCCGTCGCGCCGGATCAAGTACCCGCCGACAGCGCGTATGTGCCCCCGCGGGAAGAGCTTCCGGAAACGGTTGCCGAAGCCGCGCCGCCAGAGCCCATCGTGCCCGCCGAGCCGGTCCAGGTCGCCGACCCGTCGGAGCTGGACGCCGACACCGCGCCGCTCGCGGCCGAGCCGGAGCCGGCCGCCGCGGAGCAGGAAGCCGAGCCGTTCGAAGGCGTTCTCGATGGCGTCGCCGCCGCCGAGCTCGCGCCCTCTGCCTACGTGGCGGAGCGCTGGGCCGCATCCACTCACAACCCGGAAGTGGAGGAAGCGCCCGTCGCGGATGACGTCCCGGTCGCCTATCACGCTGCCCCCGACACGTCCCTCCCGGACGACGAGGAAGTGGACGAAGTTGCGCCCGGCGACATCGTGGTGATCCAGATGGATGATGATGCGTCGGACGCGGAAGAGGAGGGCGAGGCCGAAGCCGCAGTCACCTCCATCTTCGAAGGCGCGGACGAAGACGTCACCCGCTTCGTGGAAACCCAGGCGCAGATCGAGACTGTTCCCGCCGAGCCGGTGACGGAGCCGGAGGCGGAGGCCTTCGACGAAGAGCCCGAGGCGGGACCGGTTCGCTTCGACGAGCTTGCGAAGCTCGCGTACACGGCCAGGCCGGCGCCGCCCCCGCAGGCCGACCCGCTGGCTCAGATCCGCGCCGAGATGTACGGCGCGCCCCAGGATACGCCCGAAGCGGAGATGGGCGCCGGCGCCGCGGGGCTGGCGGAGGTGCTGGTGCGCGTCCTGGAGCAGCAGGGCGGGGTGATGCACGCCGAGAGCAGCCTGCGCCGCCTGCTGGCGGTCGCGCTGGCGCGGGAGCTCGGCCTTCCGCCCGCGCAGCAGGACGCGCTCGCGCTGGCGGCGCTCCTCAGCGCCCTCGGCGAGCTGCGCGACGGCGGCGCTGCGGATGCGGGGCGGCAGCTCGCGGTCACGCTGCAGCTCCTCTCCGGCGTCACGCTTCCGGAGACCGCCCGCCAGGCGCTGGCGCACCAGTGCGAGCGCTGGGACGGCGGCGGCTTCCCCGCCGGGCTGCGGGAGGAGCGGATTCCCTTCCCGGCACGCATCCTGTCCGTCGCTCGCGCGGCCGCGGCGCTGCTGTCCGAGCGCCGCCCCGGTGCCGGCCAGGTGGTGGACGACCTCCAGCGCCAGGCCGGCAGCGCCTTCGACCCGCTGGTGGTCAGCGTACTGCGCCGCGTCTTTGCGCAGCGCGAGCGCCACGGCATCGGCTACGGCTGGGGCGGGCGGGTGGCGGTGGTGCACCCCCACGAGCTGCGCGCGCTGGAGCTCGCCGCGCGCCTGCACGGCGAGGGCTACGCCGCCGAGACCGCCGGCAGCGCCGCGGGGTTGCGCGAGCTGCTGCGCACCGGCTCGCCCCAGGCGCTGCTGCTGGGCGCCGACCTTCCGGACGCGGATGCGGCCGCGCTGGTTCGCGAGGTCCGCGCGGTGGGCGGCTCGCTCCCGGTGCTCGTGGTCGACGCCTCCGACGCCCGCCGCCGCGTGGAGCTCCTCGGCGCCGGCGCGGACGTCTGCTTCCCCGCCGACGCCGAGTTCCCCGAGGTTCGCGCCACCCTCGACGCGCTCCTCCGCCGCCGCGAATCGTCAAGCTGA